From one Eptesicus fuscus isolate TK198812 chromosome 3, DD_ASM_mEF_20220401, whole genome shotgun sequence genomic stretch:
- the LOC103301197 gene encoding LOW QUALITY PROTEIN: olfactory receptor 5K1-like (The sequence of the model RefSeq protein was modified relative to this genomic sequence to represent the inferred CDS: inserted 3 bases in 2 codons; deleted 1 base in 1 codon), translating into MAGEKNHNMNNEFILTGFTDHPEXKTLLSVVFFCHLIIMVRNLSLMILISKEHSLYTPMYFFLGNLALVDSCCACAITPKMLGKLFSENRMVTLYECXFHFLCTVETANCFLLVAMAYDRYVVTCSPLQYHNMMSKKLCIQMITGAYVAGNMHSMIHKGILFRLAFCGSDHINHFYCDILPLYRLSCVDPYVNELVLFVFSGSIQVFTIGSALISYLYILFTIIKMKSKEGRVKAFSTCASHFLPASLFYRSLLFFMYIRPNLLEEGEKDIPAAILFTIVVPLLNPFIYSLRNKKITSVLRKILKKKGSQESLKKKNGIYCSIMTSAEKNFQVELHRENAQIVYKIF; encoded by the exons ATGgctggagaaaaaaatcataacatGAACAATGAGTTTATCCTCACAGGATTTACAGATCACCCAG CTAAGACCCTTCTTTCTGTAGTGTTTTTTTGCCATCTGATCATCATGGTAAGAAATCTTAGCCTAATGATATTAATTTCAAAAGAGCATAGTCTTTACACACCAATGTACTTCTTTCTGGGCAACCTCGCTCTTGTGGATTCTTGCTGTGCCTGTGCCATTACTCCTAAGATGTTAGGGAAGTTATTTTCTGAGAACAGAATGGTTACCCTTTATgaatg atttcattttctttgcactGTTGAAACAGCAAACTGCTTTCTTCTGGTGGCAATGGCCTATGATCGCTATGTGGTCACATGCAGCCCACTGCAGTACCACAACATGATGTCAAAGAAACTCTGCATTCAGATGATCACAGGGGCCTACGTAGCTGGAAACATGCATTCCATGATTCATAAAGGCATTCTATTCAGGTTAGCTTTCTGTGGATCTGACCACATCAACCACTTTTATTGTGATATTCTTCCTTTATACAGACTCTCCTGTGTTGACCCTTATGTCAATGAACTGGTGCTATTTGTCTTTTCAGGCTCAATTCAAGTCTTCACCATAGGTAGTGCCTTAATATCTTACCTCTACATTCTCTTTACTATTATCAAAATGAAATCCAAAGAGGGAAGGGTTAAAGCCTTTTCTACCTGTGCATCCCACTTTCTGCCTGCTTCGTTATTCTACagatctcttctt tttttcatgtacaTTAGACCAAATTTGcttgaagaaggagaaaaagatatACCAGCTGCTATTTTGTTTACAATAGTAGTTCCATTACTAAATCCTTTTATTTATAGtctgagaaataagaaaataacaagtgtcttgagaaaaattttgaagaaaaaaggaTCTCaagaaagtttgaaaaaaaaaaatggcatctaCTGTAGCATAATGACAAGTGCAGAAAAAAACTTCCAGGTGGAATTGCACAGAGAAAATGCACaaattgtatataaaatattttaa
- the CLDND1 gene encoding claudin domain-containing protein 1, giving the protein MDNRFATAFVIACVLSLISTIYMAASIGTDFWYEYRSPVQENSSDLNKSLWSDFASDEADEKTYNDVLFRYNGTMGLWRRCINIPQNVYWNNQERTESFDVITRCTSFTLNEQFMAKFVDPGNHNTGIDLLRTYLWRCQFLLPFVSLGLMCFGALIGLCACICRSLYPAIATGILHLLAGLCTLGSVSCFVAGIELLHQKLKLPENVSGEFGWSFCLACVSAPLQFMASALFIWAAHTNQKEYTLMKAYRVA; this is encoded by the exons ATGGATAACCGTTTTGCTACAGCATTTGTAATTGCCTGTGTGCTTAGCCTCATTTCCACCATCTACATGGCAGCCTCAATTGGCACAGACTTCTGGTATGAATATCGAAGTCCCGTTCAAGAAAATTCCAGTGATTTGAACAAAAGCCTCTGGAGCGACTTTGCTAGTGATGAAGCAGATGAAAAGACTTACAATGATGTACTTTTTCGATATAATGGCACCATGGGATTGTGGAGACGGTGTATCAATATACCCCAAAACGTATATTGGAATAACCAAGAAAGGACAg AATCATTTGATGTGATCACAAGATGCACGAGTTTCACGCTAAATGAGCAGTTCATGGCAAAATTTGTTGATCCTGGAAACCACAATACTGGGATTGATCTGCTTCGAACCT aTCTTTGGCGTTGCCAGTTCCTTTTGCCTTTTGTTAGTCTAGGTTTGATGTGCTTTGGGGCTTTGATTGGACTTTGTGCTTGTATCTGCCGAAGTTTGTACCCCGCCATTGCCACAGGCATTCTCCATCTCCTTGCAG GTTTGTGCACACTGGGCTCAGTGAGTTGCTTTGTTGCTGGAATTGAGCTACTCCACCAGAAACTGAAGCTGCCTGAGAATGTATCCGGTGAATTTGGATGGTCCTTCTGCCTGGCTTGCGTCTCAGCTCCCTTACAGTTCATGGCTTCTGCTCTCTTCATCTGGGCAGCTCATACCAACCAGAAAGAGTACACCTTAATGAAGGCATATCGTGTGGCATGA
- the GPR15 gene encoding G-protein coupled receptor 15 isoform X2, whose amino-acid sequence MDPEATSVYWDYLYGTSPNPDGLEETHFHAPYTSVFLPVFYTTVFLIGVLGNLLLMSALHFKRGSRRLIDIFIMNLAASDFIFLITLPLWVDKEASSGLWRTGSFLCKSSSYMISVNMHCSVFLLTCMSIDRYLAIVCPAASRKLRRRDCAYGVCASVWFISCLLGLPTLLSRELTLIKDKPYCAEQRATSIKLTWALVSLIFTFFAPLVSIVTCYCCITRKLCAHYQQTGKHNKKLRKSIKIIFIVVAAFVISWLPFNTFKLLAIVSGLQQEHYFSSSILQLGMEGHCALLVPWPQEL is encoded by the exons ATGGACCCAGAAGCAACCTCTGTTTATTGGGATTATTTATATGGGACAAGCCCAAATCCGGATGGTCTGGAGGAGACCCACTTCCATGCTCCTTACACATCTGTTTTCCTTCCCGTCTTTTACACAACCGTGTTCCTGATCGGCGTGCTGGGGAACCTCCTCCTCATGAGTGCGTTGCACTTCAAACGGGGCAGCCGAAGACTGATCGACATCTTTATCATGAACCTGGCCGCCTCtgacttcattttcctcatcacgCTGCCTCTCTGGGTGGACAAAGAAGCCTCGTCAGGACTGTGGCGAACAGGTTCTTTCCTGTGCAAAAGCAGCTCCTACATGATCTCAGTCAACATGCACTGCAGTGTCTTCCTGCTCACCTGCATGAGCATTGACCGCTACCTGGCCATTGTGTGTCCAGCCGCATCCCGGAAACTCAGAAGGAGGGACTGTGCGTATGGAGTCTGTGCCAGTGTCTGGTttatctcctgcctcctggggttGCCTACTCTTCTGTCCAGGGAGCTCACCCTGATTAAGGATAAGCCATACTGTGCAGAGCAGAGGGCCACTTCAATTAAACTGACTTGGGCCCTGGTGTccttaatttttaccttttttgcgCCTTTGGTGAGCATTGTGACCTGCTACTGTTGTATCACAAGGAAGCTGTGTGCCCATTACCAGCAGACGGGAAAGCATAACAAGAAGCTGAGGAAATCCATCAAGATCATATTTATTGTCGTGGCAGCCTTTGTCATCTCCTGGCTGCCCTTTAATACGTTCAAGCTCCTGGCCATTGTGTCTGGGTTGCAGCAAGAACATTACTTTTCCTCGTCTATTCTCCAGCTGGGCATGGAG GGCCATTGTGCACTGCTTGTGCCCTGGCCTCAAGAACTATGA
- the GPR15 gene encoding G-protein coupled receptor 15 isoform X1, producing MDPEATSVYWDYLYGTSPNPDGLEETHFHAPYTSVFLPVFYTTVFLIGVLGNLLLMSALHFKRGSRRLIDIFIMNLAASDFIFLITLPLWVDKEASSGLWRTGSFLCKSSSYMISVNMHCSVFLLTCMSIDRYLAIVCPAASRKLRRRDCAYGVCASVWFISCLLGLPTLLSRELTLIKDKPYCAEQRATSIKLTWALVSLIFTFFAPLVSIVTCYCCITRKLCAHYQQTGKHNKKLRKSIKIIFIVVAAFVISWLPFNTFKLLAIVSGLQQEHYFSSSILQLGMEELLHLKHQPTKGSTLCKQEAYGSLLH from the coding sequence ATGGACCCAGAAGCAACCTCTGTTTATTGGGATTATTTATATGGGACAAGCCCAAATCCGGATGGTCTGGAGGAGACCCACTTCCATGCTCCTTACACATCTGTTTTCCTTCCCGTCTTTTACACAACCGTGTTCCTGATCGGCGTGCTGGGGAACCTCCTCCTCATGAGTGCGTTGCACTTCAAACGGGGCAGCCGAAGACTGATCGACATCTTTATCATGAACCTGGCCGCCTCtgacttcattttcctcatcacgCTGCCTCTCTGGGTGGACAAAGAAGCCTCGTCAGGACTGTGGCGAACAGGTTCTTTCCTGTGCAAAAGCAGCTCCTACATGATCTCAGTCAACATGCACTGCAGTGTCTTCCTGCTCACCTGCATGAGCATTGACCGCTACCTGGCCATTGTGTGTCCAGCCGCATCCCGGAAACTCAGAAGGAGGGACTGTGCGTATGGAGTCTGTGCCAGTGTCTGGTttatctcctgcctcctggggttGCCTACTCTTCTGTCCAGGGAGCTCACCCTGATTAAGGATAAGCCATACTGTGCAGAGCAGAGGGCCACTTCAATTAAACTGACTTGGGCCCTGGTGTccttaatttttaccttttttgcgCCTTTGGTGAGCATTGTGACCTGCTACTGTTGTATCACAAGGAAGCTGTGTGCCCATTACCAGCAGACGGGAAAGCATAACAAGAAGCTGAGGAAATCCATCAAGATCATATTTATTGTCGTGGCAGCCTTTGTCATCTCCTGGCTGCCCTTTAATACGTTCAAGCTCCTGGCCATTGTGTCTGGGTTGCAGCAAGAACATTACTTTTCCTCGTCTATTCTCCAGCTGGGCATGGAG